The nucleotide sequence AAAAGCTTGCCAATAAAATTGCGAAACGAATCAGGGAAACAGGTTACACCGTTAAGGACGAGAACGGAGAAACGAAACAAATTCCCGGTCTCTTGCAATACGTCAGAGCAATTGGCTGGTACATTGACGAATACGGCATCGCTCAGATTTCCATAAATTTGACAAATTACAAAAAAACCCCTCTTTGGAAAGTTTTTGAAACTTGCATAGAAGAGGCACAAAAAGAGGGGCTTCGGGTTACAGGAAGTGAAATAGTTGGACTGGTCCCGAAAGAAGCACTTTTAGAAACAGGAAGGTACTATTTAAAGAAACAGGGGAAAAACACGGGTATTCCTGAGAAGGAAATCATACACATAGCAATAAAATCTCTCGGGCTAAACGATGTAGCCAGATTTGAGCCAGAGAAAAAAATAATAGAATACTTGCTTGAAAACCCTGAAGAATCAAAACTCCAGAACATGTCACTCATAGATTTCACCAATGAACTTTCTACTGACTCTCCAGCACCCGGTGGCGGAAGTGTCTCGGCACTATCGGGCGCCCTTTCTGCTGCCCTTACTTCAATGGTTGCAAACCTTACTCATGGGAAGAAAGGATATGAGGACGTAAAGGACCTCATGGAAGAAGTATCTATTGAAGCCCAGGCGTTAAAAGATACTCTATTAAAAATTATCGACGAAGATACCCAGGCCTTCAACAAAGTAATGTCTGCCTATTCACTGCCAAAGAAAACTGAAGAAGAAATCAGAATAAGGGAAGAGGCTATTGAAAAGGCCAATCAAGAAGCCACTTTAGTACCGTTGAAAGTTACGGAATTGAGCGAAAAGCTCGTAGAAATTGCGCAAAAAGTTGCAGAAAAGGGGAACAAGAACGCTCTGAGCGACGCTGGATGCGCGCTGATACAGGCAAGGAGTGCCTGTGAAGGAGCATACCTTAACATAACAATAAACTTGAAAAATCTAAAGGATGAAACCTTTAAAAAAGAAGTCCGTGAAAAAGCAGAAAAAATACTTAGCAGAGTGAGGAAGGTAGTTGAAGAAAACCTGAAAAAGGTTGAAGAAAGTCTGAAAGCGGAGTAGCGAAGAAAATTTCGCACTTCTACGAAATAAAAATCGAGCTTGTCTTTTCTTTTGTAGTCTGATAGAATTTTACTCGATGAAAATAAAAGAACTTCCCCTGGAGGCAAGGCCCAGAGAGAAATTAATGCTACTCGGCGCCTCATCCCTTAAAAATTACGAGCTCCTTGCCTGCGTTCTTGGGAAGGGTACAGTAAAAGAAGATGTTATTTCCCTGTCAAAGAGAATTATAGAGCAATATGGTAACAGCCTGTTTTTGCAGAATTTCAAAGTGGCGGATCTCCAGGAATTATTTGAAATAGGTTTCGTTCAGGCCTGTCAGATAACCGCCATGGTAGAGCTCTCAAGACGCCTATTTAAGGAAAAATCCGCAAATCAATTCTTGAAGCCACAGGACGTATTTGAATACTGTAAAAACATGCAATTTTTGAAGAAGGAACATTTGAGAGGACTATTCCTTGACGTTAAAAATAAACTTCTAAGAGATGAATTGATATCAATCGGTACCGTAGATAAAACCCTATCCCATCCCCGTGAAATATTTCGTCCCGCCTTTGAGATTTCTGCAGTCTCCTTTATTCTTGTTCACAATCACCCTTCAGGCGACCCCACCCCCTCGGTAGAAGATGTTGAATTTACAAGGAAAATAAAAGAAATAGCTGAAATCATGGAAATTGATTTTCTCGACCACATCATCATAGGTGATAACGCCTTCGTGAGTTTAAAAGAGCTTCTCAAATTCTAAGATAAGACCCTTGACAAGCCTTAAAACTTTGTAAATTCATGCTTTAGATTTTAAAATTTCACTATGAAGAGAATCTGGGCACCATGGCGGATAGAATATATAAAGGTTGCCAACCAAACCAAAGGATGCATCTTTTGCGAGAGAAAACAATTTGTTCTAAAAGAAACGCAAAATGCTTTTGCAATGTTAAATCTCTTTCCTTACAATCCTGGGCACTTTATGGTCGCTCCAAAACGGCATATTAAGGAAACAACCGAATTAACTCCAGAAGAATTAAAGGAGATCTTTGAACTGATAAACCATGGTATTGAAGCGTTGAAAAAAGAAGCCAATCCTGATGGCTTTAACATTGGCGTAAACATCGGAAAGGTTGCCGGTGCGGGATTTGAAGGGCACCTTCACTTCCACGTCGTTCCAAGGTGGAACGGCGACACAAACTTCATGCCCGTAATCGGAGAAGTGAGAGTCGTACCTGAGGGCATAGAAAAAACCTTTGAAAAACTTAAAAAATATTTTGAAAGAGAGGAATAAAAATGCCTTTTTCCACCGTTGAAGAAGCCATTGAAGATATTCGAAATGGTAAAATTGTAATCGTTGTAGATGACGAAGATAGGGAAAATGAAGGCGATTTCGTGGTAGCAGCAGAAAGGGTCACGCCGGAACACATCAACTTCATGACAAAGGAAGGAAGGGGACTCGTCTGCCTGGCTTTACCGGAAGACCGATTCCACGAGCTGGAATTGGACCTCCCTATTTCCAACACCTCAAAACATGGAACCAATTTTGGAATCCCAATAGATGCTAAAGAGGGAACCACGACGGGGACTTCGGCTTTTGACAGGGCATTGACCATCAGATTTGCTATTGACAAAACTAAAAAGGCCGATGACTTCGCAAAACCTGGACATGTATATACATTGATGGCAAAAAATGGCGGAGTTTTGAGGAGGGCAGGACATACAGAGGCTTCCGTAGATCTGGCAAGGCTTGCAGGCCTCTACCCTGCTGGTGTGATTTGTGAAATCATGGATGAAGACGGCAGTATGATGAGGCTTCCGAAACTGGAAAAACTTGCTGAAAAGTTTAATCTGAAAATCATAATGGTCAAGGACATTATAGCCTACCGAATGAAACATGAAAAACTCATAGAGAAGATTGCGGAGGCTGATTTGCCAACAAAATGGGGCCACTTTCGCATCGTTGGCTACAAAGACAAACTCACAGGGGAAGTCCATGTTGCCCTGGTAAAGGGGGACGTTAAGCAAAAAGACAATGTACTCGTAAGGGTCCATTCAGAGTGCCTAACTGGTGATGTCTTTGGTTCTTACCGATGCGATTGTGGAGATCAGCTACATAAGGCTATGGAAATGATCAACAGAGAAGGAACCGGTGTTCTACTTTATATGAGGCAGGAGGGAAGAGGGATCGGTCTTGAAAACAAGATAAAAGCCTATCACCTTCAGGATGAGGGATATGACACCGTTGAAGCCAATGAAAGGTTAGGACTACCCGCGGATTTAAGGGATTATGGAATAGGCGCACAGATACTAGTAGATCTCGGGCTCAAAAACATAAGACTGATGACAAATAACCCTAAAAAAATTGTGGGACTTGAGGGCTTCGGGCTAAAGGTTGTAGAAAGAGTTCCCATCGTGGTGAGCCCAAGGCCCGAAAACCTAAGATATTTAAAAGTAAAGAAGGAAAAATTGGGTCACCTCTTCGACGAATCAGATCTTGAAATAACGGGCGAATAACATAAAAATTTGTAGTAAAAGGAGAGAAAAATATGGAATACATAGGGGAAATTTCAGGGAAGGGCAAAAAAGTGGCCATTGTAGTTTCAAGATTCAACGAATTTGTAACGGAGAGGCTTGTCAAAGAAGCAGTCGAAGAATTTATACAGCATGGTGTTGAAAAGAACGATATTGATATTTACAAAGTACCCGGTTCCTTTGAAATTCCCGTCGTAATAAAGAGACTACTGGAAAAGAAAAAATACCACGGGATACTGGCTCTTGGTGCGGTTATAAGAGGTGACACACCCCACTTTGAGTACATCGCCGGGGAAGTCACAAGGGGAATCGGAAGGCTTACCCTTGATTATGGGATACCCATTGTATTCGGAATCATTACTGCCGATACCATGGACGACGCCATTGAGAGAGCAGGAGGAAAGAAAGGAAACAAAGGCAGGGATTCTGCAAGGGCACTCCTTGAAACCCTTGGGCTCTTAGAGAAAGCACAGCTTTAATGATAAAGGACGGAGATTTTTTAATTCTCTATGGTGGGCGAAAAGCCCATTACTTTCTACAATACAAGCCGGGTTTAAAATTTTCCTCGCACCTCGGTGAAATTCTCTTAAAAGAGGAGCTCAATTACGGTGATGTGATAGAGTCTCACACCGGTCATAAATTTTTAGTCTTGAAGCCCTCTACTTCGGATTTTCTGCTGAACATCAGAAGAAAAACCACTATAATGTATCCCAAAGACATAGGTTATTTAATCCTTGAAACAGGCCTCAGAGACGGTTCAATAGTTGCAGAAGTGGGTTCTGGCTCGGGAGGTCTCACCTTTGTTCTCGCCAGCATTGTTGGAGAGAGGGGGAAAGTTTACTCCTTTGAAAGAAGAGAAGACTTTCACAACCTTGCCAAGGAAAACCTCGAAAGATATGGTCTTTCTGACAGAGTAGTCTTTATTCTAAGAGATGTAGCACGAGAGGGATTTGGCGTGCAAGACCTGGATATCATCTTTGTTGATGTACCCGAACCATGGGAAATTGTAAGGTGGGCAAGGGAATCCCTAAAAGGAGGTGGATTCTGGGCTTCCCTTTCACCCAATGTTGAACAGGTTCAAAAAACGGTCTTTGAGCTCTCCAGACAAAACTTCGCACTAATAAAAACTGTTGAAATTCTGGAAAGAGAAATCCTCGTAAGGGATGTGGGAACGAGGCCAAAGGAGAGAATGATCTCCCATACAGGCTATCTTACGGTGGCAAGGAAAGTTAATCTCTGAAAATTTAACAAGAAGCCCCTTCTCATTTTTGTCTCCTTCTCTCACGACTTATAATTCACAAGGAAGTGCTTTAATGAGGATTGTTCTTTTTTATTGTTTAATTTTTCTGCAAACTCCCGACTATTTAAGAAGAGAAGCACAAGTTGACCTGAATGGTGACGGGTTTCTTGATTTGGTAAATTTAACCAACACATACGCCGAAGGGGAATTCACACTAAACATTAAAAATCTACAGTTTTACGGTGAATTGTGTGACTCTGTAAAAGGCAACACGATAAAACCTCTCAGGAAACTGAGCCGGTGGCCCCACTTTTCAGGTAACGGAATAATTTATATAGACGACTGGATGGGATTATGGAAAAAACGCGAAAAATATGTACTTAATCAGCGGACAGAAGAGCTTGAAAGGGTTCCTCAGGAATTTTACTATGTGGGAGCAGAGGCACCGTTAACAAAATCTTTTCCCATTTACAGAACCCGAGAAAATAATAAAGTTGTTGCATACTTAAGAGAAAAAAGCAATATCTTTATAATCTTCTGTGAACCTAAAGATTCAAACCTTTTTAAACACCAGTATCTGATAAAATCAAAGTCGGGTCTTCTCGGATGGGCAAGCCTTGAATCTTTTGAATATAAGGTGGAAGGCCTACTTTGGCCAGACTGATAAAAAGGAGGAGTTATGCTAAAAATTTTCATTTTAACACTGCTATTTGAGGTAAGAATTGACACCGTTACCGTAAAAACTCCAAAGGGAGAGGCGCCCGTAAGAATCTCTCCGGAAAAGGCAGAGATCCTTAAGATACCTCATGTAGAACAAGAGCTTATTTTGAGATTAATAAAAGAAGACCTCCGAATCCTTCAGAAAAACTACATTACGAGGATACCCGGGGAATTGGCGAGACAACAGGCTACTGCACTCATTTTTGAGTTAGAAGATCTTGTAAATGTCCTTTACCTTTACACAATGGAATTCCAGCAAGAATTGGCAATACCTGAACCCATGGATGAAAATCGTTTTCAAAAACTTTTAGAACAAATTGGTAGAGAATGGAACACGCAAAACCGTCTTGCCATCCTTGAGATAGCTGCTAAAAACAATTACTTTACTACGGAACAGATTGTTCGTATCATGAAAATCTTTTTCCGCGATGATGATAGAATAGAAGTCGTAAAAATTACTATGCAGAAGATTATTGACCAGGAGAACCTCCACTTGCTTCTGAATGAGTTAACCTTTTCCAGCTCCAAGGAAGAGCTGAGAAAAATTCTGCAAAATTAGAAACTAAATTTCAAACCGAGCTTATGTCGTAAGGTCTGAGCTTTTTTCTAAAATTCTGTCTTTGAGCTAAAATTAAAATCCTTAACTAAGAGTGCTGGCATGTACATAGCAATACTTGCCTCTTCACCTACTACCCTCTTCCCCTTACCTATGTCAATGAGGTTCGCTAAAACTCGTGCTGGAGATTCGTTGAACCTGAAATTTTTCACTGGGTACTTTATTTCTCCATTTTCAATGTAGAAAAGACCATCCCTTGTCATACCTGTTATAGTTATGCTTTTTCTATCAACAAATCGGATGTACCAGAACCTCGTAACCAACAACCCTTTTTCCACCTGTTTGATAAGATCGCCAACGGACTTTTGCGTATCCTCAAAGATCACTGCAAAAGGTCGACCGGTAGGCTTTTTATTCTGCTTCATCGCCCAATAGCGGTCGTAGTAAAGATTTTCAAGAACTCCATGTTTAATCCAATCAACTCTTCTTAATAGAAGTCCATCTCCATCAAAGGGTATAGAGGGATTTAAAGGAGACATAGGGTCAGAGTACATATTTACCCTTTCATCAAAGATCTTCTGGCCAAGTTTGCCTGAGAAATAAGTGATTCCCTCATCCGCTCCCCTTGCATCCATTGTCCAAAGCATGAAAGCGAGAAAATCTGCAACAGCAAGAGGTTCCAGCACCACATCATACTGGCCAGGCTCCAGGTCCCTTGGGTTCTGTCCCATTAGTGCTTTTTCTCTGGCAGTATGGTAAATTTCCTTAGGCATAAGATTTCTCACGTCCTCCGCCTGATCCCTCGCATAACCTGAAGAAGACTCTGTTTGAACCGTATTTGAAAAACTGGCCATTGTGGTTTCATAGTAAGCCTCAAGGCCATTGGAATTAAAAACCCCGTACTGGTAGAGGCCATTGGTAAAAAGACCTGCAACTTTAAGGTTTTTCTTTTTTGCGTCCTCAAAAATTTCCTTTAAAACTTCAGCCTTCTTATGTGGCGGAAGTTCCTCCGTTTCTCTGAAAGCCCGAGAAATAACCGGTATATCTTGTTTTTCCACAGGTGGGACATATTCGGGGTCTTCCACACTGCTCTTTGCAATATCCATTGCCCTTGAGAGCAGTTCACCGATTTTAAGATCTTCCGAGAGTGTCACCTGAACAGCCCCTGTTTTCTTTCCCGAATGAACCTTTATAGTCAAGTAGGTGATGTCCTTTGCCATATTCTGAGTAATCCTCGATTCTCCGAAGCGGGTGTTATCTTCCTTCACTCTGTAAAGGAAAATCTCGGTATGATCCGCCTTTGAGCTATCAATAATCTTTTTTGCCACATTTTTAAATTTTTCCATCATCTTCTACCCCTCCCAACTTTTATATTTCTAAACCTGGCATAAGGTGCCCCATTGGTCATCTGGGCAATTTGAGTTGGTTCACCCTTACCACAGGTCACAAACCCCCTCGGCTCCCAGAACCTTTCGTCGGTAACACCATCCATAGAATTCCAGAACTGAGGCGTAATAGATTGATAAATAACATTTTTCAATACCCTGCCTTTTTTACCGTCCTTAATTTCATAAAACATGTCACCACCAAATTGGAAGTTAAGCCTCATCTGGTCAATGGAAAAACTCCCTCTTCCTTCAATGTAAATTCCCCTTTTAACGCCTGCAATCAAGTCTTCCGGAGTTACAGGCTCATTGCCCGGCATCAAGGAGAGATTAGGGATTCTGTTTATTGGGAAGGAGGCAAAGCTGTCAGCCCTCGCCGAACCCCTTGATCTTGGAAAGCCAAGGATTGAAGCCACCTCTCTTGTAGAGCTGTAATCTACAAGGATTCCCTCTTTAATAATGTACCACTTTTGACATTCCACACCTTCATCGTCGTAGCCAGTTGTGGCAAGACCGCCAGGTAAAATATTATCTGCTACAAAATTCACAAGAGGCGAACCGTACTTGAAGTTACCCAGTTTTTCAGGTGTAGCAAAACTTCTGCCCGCATAGTTGGCTTCATAACCAAGAACTCTGTCCAGCTCCGTTGGATGTCCGACTGATTCGTGAATGGTTAAAGAAAGGTGTGCAGGGTCCAGCACAAGATCCATAATTCCCTCGTCAGGCTCATCGGCGTAAAGTTTCATAACCGCTTCATTTGCAATTCTTTCTGCATTTTCAAGGAGACCAAGGTTTTTAATATGCTCATATCCCTTATTCAGTGGATAATCCTGAAAACTGCGAGATTGAGAATCATTGTTGCCGACCGCAAAGGCGGTATATCCCGCATTTGATGTAAAGATTATCGTTTCGATTAAAGAACCCTCTGTAGAGGCAAACACCTGATCTCTTCGCCGTAGCTCCATATGAGAAAAGGTTTTAACGATACCTTTAACCTTCAGCATTGTGTCATTTACCCTGTAAAGTAGGTCTATCTGCTCCTCTATTGGCACCGAAAATGGGTCTATTTCAATAGGAGTAATGTATCTGTCCACATGTACGGGTTCCGGTGCCAGCTTTACCCTGTAGTCTCCTCTCACCATACTGGATGCTTTTGCTATTTCGATCGCTCTTTTAAGAACAGTTTCAATCTCTTCCTTTGTGACCTTAGTAGAGGAAGCAAATCCCCAGGCTCCGTCGTAGAGTACTCTTATTCCAAATCCGAACTTCTCTTCATCAACAATTGCCTTAGGACTCAGATCCTGGAAGAAGAGATCCCGTATCCGGTATCGGCCGATTCTAATATCGGCGTACTCAATATTCTCCCTTTTTGCTACATCCTGAAAAAATTGCGCCAGCTCTTTCATAAACCCTCCTGCATAATATATATAGTTCACAATGCGAACAATCAAATTTTTGAGGGAATGTGTTCGAAATACGAACGGATGGTTTTATCATATTGCAAGATGAAAAGGAGACTTGGCATAAGAATTCCCAACACCTTTAGGTCGCTTAAATACTATAACTTCCGCCTCTACTTCATTGGCCAATCCATTTCCCTTATTGGTACATGGATGCAAAGAGTAACGGTACCGTGGGTTGTTTATAGATTAACAGGCTCTTCTTTACTTTTGGGAGTTACCGGTTTTGCCAGCCAGCTTCCTACCTTTATCCTTGCGCCTTTCGCAGGTACTATAGTAGATAGGGTAAATCGGTATAAGTTGCTTTTTGTTACCCAAACCATTGCTATGGCTCAAGCCCTTGCTCTATACTTCTTTTATGTGACAGGCCATGTAAACGTTCAACTTATCATATTTTTAAATACAATTCTCGGGACAGTGAACGCCTTTGACATGCCTGCAAGACAATCCCTATTTATCCACCTCGTGGAAGGGAAGGAAGACCTTAATAACGCCATTGCCTTGAATTCATCAATGGTAAACCTGGCCAGGCTTATTGGACCTTCCATCGCTGGAATTATTATTACAACAAGGGGAGAAGCCGCTTGCTTCCTCATTAACGCTATTAGCTATCTTTTCGTGATAGGAAGCCTGGCAATGATGAGGCTGAACTTGCCCGAACCTGCCAAGTTACCCCACCAAATATTAAAAGACTTGAAGGAAGGAGTAGCTTACATTAAAAGTCACAGTGTCATTTTTCATGTAATTACACTCCTTGCAATTGTTAGCCTTATTGGAATGCCCTATACCATCTTATTGCCTGTCTATTCCAAAGAAGTTTTAAAAGGAGGGGCACACACATACGGTTTTCTGATGGGCAGTATAGGTATAGGTGCATTAGTCGGGGCTCTGGCAATGGCATCAAGGAAAAATATCAAAGGAATAGGTAAAACTCTACCATACGCATGCTTTATCTTCGGAAGTGCATTGCTTTTTCTTTCCCTGGTTAACAATTTTTACGTCGCTGCAGTCCTAATCGCAATAGCCGGTTTTGGAATGGTATCGGAAACAATAACCAGCAACACCTTGCTACAATTAACAACGGAAGAGAAGAAACGGGGAAGGGTCATGAGTTTTTATACCTTTTCCTTTACGGGCATGGCACCCTTCGGAAGTCTATTAGCGGGCTGGTTATCACAAAATTTAGGTGTCCGAAAAGCATTTTTAATAAGTGGTCTTGTGCTAATAGTCGGTGGACTTCACTTTCACAGCAAAATGAAAAGCTTCAAGGAGAAGGAGTATTTTTGAAGCTCATCAGCATCCTTGAAATAGCGAGAAAAAATCAGTTGGTTTTACTTTCTCTATTTTGCTTTGTGAAGGCCAAATTACTTGTTGTCTTAACATTGCCTGCCTCATCAAGGTAAAACTCACCTCCATAAGGATCTTCCGGAATGGACTTTAAAAAACCGGTCTTAACAAGTTCCTGAATATTTTCAGGGTTTCTTCCTATCTTTTCTCTGAAAGCTTCTACTGCCTTTTCGATAGTATAAATTCCTTCTAAAGCTTTTAGCCGGATCTCAAGACTCTTCCTCCAGCCTTCATCCTTAGTGTTTTCCAGCATGTTCTTCACAATCCTAATAGCAATTTCTGTCCTTCCTGAAGCGTAGAGCAATTTTGCAGCAAGGTGTGCATAAAAAGGTCTTCCTGACAATTCACTAGCTTTAAGAAGATAGTGTGCGCCCTTTTCGTAATCTTTGAGAAAATAAAAGTAATTGAAACCAAGGTAAAGGTGAAAAATCCACCTTTTAGGGTAATAACTAATACCCTTTTTCAAAAATCTATTTGCAGTTTCAACATCTCCGAAATCCCAGCTGAGATAACCGTTGGCAATGTAATAGATATCGTAGTAATAAGGGCATAGTCTCGTAACCACCTCCGCCGTCCTCACGATGGGCTCTTTCGCAAAAGGGGGTGGAGTTAAGTATTTTTCAGATAGTTTCCCAAGATAAACCCTGAGTGAAAGGGTATAGTAAAAGGCTTTAAGAAAACTGAATTCAAAAGCAGACCACTTTTCAAAGCCGGGCTTCGCAAAAAGCCTGAAACTTTCGGATTCTCCCCTTTTAAAATGATATTTAACTTTTGTTTCAAATACAAAGTTTGTAAGGGCCAGAAAACCCAGAAGGGCCAGAAAACTGAAAACCCAGGTTTTCCTCTTCATACCAAACTAAAGAATCTCTTTTCGCTCAAAAAGAACCACCGCAAGGCCAAGAATTATAAGTCCATATAAGATTCCATAGCCAATTGATAAAAGCAGGAAAACAGGGTTTATTCCAACATTGTATATGAAGTTTGTTTTAACATCAAAGAGGGAGAGATTGGGAAAGAGATACTTTGCAACATTAATAACAACTTTAGAAAAGACGGGCATTTGCATTCCCATTCGAGTTCTCAAAAATTCGGCAACCTCGTCTATCGTATGACCTGTTATGTAAATCC is from bacterium and encodes:
- the ftcD gene encoding glutamate formimidoyltransferase, with amino-acid sequence MKRIIECVPNFSEGRDPSVINAISKEIESVSGVKLLDVDPGYAANRTVFTFAGEPEAVKLAAMKAIKKATELIDMTKHKGEHPRIGACDVVPFVPISGVTMEECVQIAHEVGKWVAEELNVPVYMYEEAATKPERKSLPNIRKGEYEGLPEKLMDPEWHPDYGKPEFNPKSGAYVIGAREFLIAYNVNLNTKDKKLANKIAKRIRETGYTVKDENGETKQIPGLLQYVRAIGWYIDEYGIAQISINLTNYKKTPLWKVFETCIEEAQKEGLRVTGSEIVGLVPKEALLETGRYYLKKQGKNTGIPEKEIIHIAIKSLGLNDVARFEPEKKIIEYLLENPEESKLQNMSLIDFTNELSTDSPAPGGGSVSALSGALSAALTSMVANLTHGKKGYEDVKDLMEEVSIEAQALKDTLLKIIDEDTQAFNKVMSAYSLPKKTEEEIRIREEAIEKANQEATLVPLKVTELSEKLVEIAQKVAEKGNKNALSDAGCALIQARSACEGAYLNITINLKNLKDETFKKEVREKAEKILSRVRKVVEENLKKVEESLKAE
- the radC gene encoding DNA repair protein RadC, with amino-acid sequence MKIKELPLEARPREKLMLLGASSLKNYELLACVLGKGTVKEDVISLSKRIIEQYGNSLFLQNFKVADLQELFEIGFVQACQITAMVELSRRLFKEKSANQFLKPQDVFEYCKNMQFLKKEHLRGLFLDVKNKLLRDELISIGTVDKTLSHPREIFRPAFEISAVSFILVHNHPSGDPTPSVEDVEFTRKIKEIAEIMEIDFLDHIIIGDNAFVSLKELLKF
- a CDS encoding HIT domain-containing protein, whose product is MKRIWAPWRIEYIKVANQTKGCIFCERKQFVLKETQNAFAMLNLFPYNPGHFMVAPKRHIKETTELTPEELKEIFELINHGIEALKKEANPDGFNIGVNIGKVAGAGFEGHLHFHVVPRWNGDTNFMPVIGEVRVVPEGIEKTFEKLKKYFEREE
- a CDS encoding bifunctional 3,4-dihydroxy-2-butanone-4-phosphate synthase/GTP cyclohydrolase II, whose product is MPFSTVEEAIEDIRNGKIVIVVDDEDRENEGDFVVAAERVTPEHINFMTKEGRGLVCLALPEDRFHELELDLPISNTSKHGTNFGIPIDAKEGTTTGTSAFDRALTIRFAIDKTKKADDFAKPGHVYTLMAKNGGVLRRAGHTEASVDLARLAGLYPAGVICEIMDEDGSMMRLPKLEKLAEKFNLKIIMVKDIIAYRMKHEKLIEKIAEADLPTKWGHFRIVGYKDKLTGEVHVALVKGDVKQKDNVLVRVHSECLTGDVFGSYRCDCGDQLHKAMEMINREGTGVLLYMRQEGRGIGLENKIKAYHLQDEGYDTVEANERLGLPADLRDYGIGAQILVDLGLKNIRLMTNNPKKIVGLEGFGLKVVERVPIVVSPRPENLRYLKVKKEKLGHLFDESDLEITGE
- the ribH gene encoding 6,7-dimethyl-8-ribityllumazine synthase; protein product: MEYIGEISGKGKKVAIVVSRFNEFVTERLVKEAVEEFIQHGVEKNDIDIYKVPGSFEIPVVIKRLLEKKKYHGILALGAVIRGDTPHFEYIAGEVTRGIGRLTLDYGIPIVFGIITADTMDDAIERAGGKKGNKGRDSARALLETLGLLEKAQL
- a CDS encoding tRNA (adenine-N1)-methyltransferase; translation: MIKDGDFLILYGGRKAHYFLQYKPGLKFSSHLGEILLKEELNYGDVIESHTGHKFLVLKPSTSDFLLNIRRKTTIMYPKDIGYLILETGLRDGSIVAEVGSGSGGLTFVLASIVGERGKVYSFERREDFHNLAKENLERYGLSDRVVFILRDVAREGFGVQDLDIIFVDVPEPWEIVRWARESLKGGGFWASLSPNVEQVQKTVFELSRQNFALIKTVEILEREILVRDVGTRPKERMISHTGYLTVARKVNL
- a CDS encoding DUF4476 domain-containing protein, encoding MLKIFILTLLFEVRIDTVTVKTPKGEAPVRISPEKAEILKIPHVEQELILRLIKEDLRILQKNYITRIPGELARQQATALIFELEDLVNVLYLYTMEFQQELAIPEPMDENRFQKLLEQIGREWNTQNRLAILEIAAKNNYFTTEQIVRIMKIFFRDDDRIEVVKITMQKIIDQENLHLLLNELTFSSSKEELRKILQN
- a CDS encoding TldD/PmbA family protein, yielding MMEKFKNVAKKIIDSSKADHTEIFLYRVKEDNTRFGESRITQNMAKDITYLTIKVHSGKKTGAVQVTLSEDLKIGELLSRAMDIAKSSVEDPEYVPPVEKQDIPVISRAFRETEELPPHKKAEVLKEIFEDAKKKNLKVAGLFTNGLYQYGVFNSNGLEAYYETTMASFSNTVQTESSSGYARDQAEDVRNLMPKEIYHTAREKALMGQNPRDLEPGQYDVVLEPLAVADFLAFMLWTMDARGADEGITYFSGKLGQKIFDERVNMYSDPMSPLNPSIPFDGDGLLLRRVDWIKHGVLENLYYDRYWAMKQNKKPTGRPFAVIFEDTQKSVGDLIKQVEKGLLVTRFWYIRFVDRKSITITGMTRDGLFYIENGEIKYPVKNFRFNESPARVLANLIDIGKGKRVVGEEASIAMYMPALLVKDFNFSSKTEF
- a CDS encoding TldD/PmbA family protein, whose product is MKELAQFFQDVAKRENIEYADIRIGRYRIRDLFFQDLSPKAIVDEEKFGFGIRVLYDGAWGFASSTKVTKEEIETVLKRAIEIAKASSMVRGDYRVKLAPEPVHVDRYITPIEIDPFSVPIEEQIDLLYRVNDTMLKVKGIVKTFSHMELRRRDQVFASTEGSLIETIIFTSNAGYTAFAVGNNDSQSRSFQDYPLNKGYEHIKNLGLLENAERIANEAVMKLYADEPDEGIMDLVLDPAHLSLTIHESVGHPTELDRVLGYEANYAGRSFATPEKLGNFKYGSPLVNFVADNILPGGLATTGYDDEGVECQKWYIIKEGILVDYSSTREVASILGFPRSRGSARADSFASFPINRIPNLSLMPGNEPVTPEDLIAGVKRGIYIEGRGSFSIDQMRLNFQFGGDMFYEIKDGKKGRVLKNVIYQSITPQFWNSMDGVTDERFWEPRGFVTCGKGEPTQIAQMTNGAPYARFRNIKVGRGRR
- a CDS encoding MFS transporter gives rise to the protein MKRRLGIRIPNTFRSLKYYNFRLYFIGQSISLIGTWMQRVTVPWVVYRLTGSSLLLGVTGFASQLPTFILAPFAGTIVDRVNRYKLLFVTQTIAMAQALALYFFYVTGHVNVQLIIFLNTILGTVNAFDMPARQSLFIHLVEGKEDLNNAIALNSSMVNLARLIGPSIAGIIITTRGEAACFLINAISYLFVIGSLAMMRLNLPEPAKLPHQILKDLKEGVAYIKSHSVIFHVITLLAIVSLIGMPYTILLPVYSKEVLKGGAHTYGFLMGSIGIGALVGALAMASRKNIKGIGKTLPYACFIFGSALLFLSLVNNFYVAAVLIAIAGFGMVSETITSNTLLQLTTEEKKRGRVMSFYTFSFTGMAPFGSLLAGWLSQNLGVRKAFLISGLVLIVGGLHFHSKMKSFKEKEYF